A single genomic interval of Polaribacter vadi harbors:
- a CDS encoding AIR synthase related protein has product MSQEVSKRYAQRGVSASKEDVHNAIKNIDKGLFPKAFCKIVPDYLTNDEDYCLIMHADGAGTKSSLAYMYWKETGDISVWKGIAQDALIMNIDDLLCVGATNNIMLSSTIGRNKSKIPGEVLSAIINGTEELIEDLKGFGVTIHSTGGETADVGDLVRTIIVDSTVTARMKRSEVIDNANIKAGDVIVGLESFGQASYETEYNGGMGSNGLTSARHDVFHKYLAEKYPESFDAAVPEELVYSGNTKLTDEVANSPIDAGKLVLSPTRTYAPIIKEILSKFNAENVHGMIHCSGGAQTKILHFVDNLHIVKDNMFPIPPLFKLIQEQSKTDWKEMYQVFNCGHRMELYVSQEIAADIIAISKSFKVDAKIVGRVETSETKKLTIKSEFGTFEYS; this is encoded by the coding sequence ATGAGTCAAGAAGTTTCAAAACGTTACGCACAAAGAGGAGTATCAGCATCTAAAGAAGATGTACACAATGCAATTAAGAATATCGATAAAGGATTATTCCCTAAAGCATTCTGTAAAATTGTACCAGATTATTTAACAAATGATGAAGATTATTGTTTAATAATGCACGCAGATGGAGCAGGAACAAAATCTTCTTTGGCTTATATGTATTGGAAAGAAACTGGCGATATTTCTGTATGGAAAGGCATTGCTCAAGATGCTTTAATTATGAATATCGACGATTTATTGTGTGTTGGTGCCACCAATAATATTATGTTGTCCTCTACAATTGGAAGAAATAAAAGTAAAATTCCTGGTGAAGTTTTATCAGCAATTATCAACGGAACAGAAGAACTGATTGAAGACTTAAAAGGTTTTGGAGTTACTATTCATTCAACAGGAGGAGAAACTGCAGATGTTGGAGATTTGGTAAGAACCATTATTGTAGACTCTACAGTAACTGCAAGAATGAAACGTTCTGAAGTTATTGATAACGCAAATATAAAAGCTGGAGATGTAATTGTTGGTTTAGAATCTTTTGGACAAGCAAGTTATGAAACTGAATATAATGGAGGTATGGGTTCTAATGGATTAACGTCTGCAAGACACGATGTTTTTCATAAGTATTTAGCCGAAAAATATCCAGAAAGTTTTGATGCTGCTGTTCCAGAAGAATTAGTGTATTCAGGAAATACAAAATTAACAGATGAGGTAGCAAATTCGCCTATTGATGCTGGTAAATTGGTTTTATCGCCAACAAGAACCTATGCACCAATTATCAAAGAAATTTTATCGAAATTCAATGCAGAGAATGTGCATGGAATGATTCATTGTTCTGGAGGTGCACAAACTAAAATTTTACACTTTGTAGACAATTTGCATATTGTAAAAGACAATATGTTTCCAATTCCACCATTATTTAAATTGATTCAAGAACAATCAAAAACAGATTGGAAAGAAATGTATCAAGTTTTTAATTGTGGACACAGAATGGAACTCTACGTTTCTCAAGAAATTGCAGCAGACATTATTGCAATCTCTAAATCTTTTAAGGTGGATGCTAAAATTGTGGGTAGAGTAGAAACTTCAGAAACTAAAAAATTAACGATTAAAAGTGAATTTGGAACCTTTGAGTATTCGTAG
- a CDS encoding superoxide dismutase family protein — protein sequence MKNLKLNTLKTGILVCCLALFSCTENADKTAVANLSPKSGSNVTGTLTFTESNGKVMLKATIKGLTPGGTQAIHIHENGDCSSDDGTSAGGHWNPSGHDHGKWKEGDFHSGDIGNLEADENGVATIEKESDFWAINGDDETKNIVGKGIIVHAGVDDFKSQPSGAAGARVACGVIEVQ from the coding sequence ATGAAAAATTTAAAACTGAATACTTTAAAAACAGGAATCTTAGTTTGCTGTTTAGCATTATTCTCTTGTACAGAAAATGCAGACAAAACAGCAGTCGCTAATTTATCTCCAAAAAGCGGAAGTAATGTTACTGGAACCTTAACTTTTACAGAAAGTAATGGAAAAGTAATGTTGAAAGCAACCATTAAAGGTTTAACACCTGGAGGAACGCAAGCCATTCATATTCACGAAAATGGAGATTGCTCTTCTGATGATGGAACCTCTGCTGGAGGACACTGGAATCCATCAGGACATGATCATGGAAAATGGAAAGAAGGAGATTTCCATAGTGGAGATATTGGAAACTTAGAAGCAGATGAAAATGGTGTTGCAACCATAGAAAAAGAAAGCGATTTCTGGGCTATAAATGGCGATGATGAAACTAAAAACATTGTTGGCAAAGGAATTATTGTACATGCAGGAGTAGATGATTTTAAATCTCAACCTTCTGGAGCAGCTGGAGCAAGAGTTGCTTGTGGAGTTATTGAAGTACAGTAA
- a CDS encoding MBL fold metallo-hydrolase, producing the protein MKKQLILGTLFATIFFACKNDVKKTADKETTPIEESIAISSTKITPISHATAVIEFDDTMMYLDPTGGSEAFNDFENAHYVLITDIHGDHMDKETLAGLDLENTTIIAPEAVAKQLSDLKVKEIIVINNNEEKSFDNFKVEAIPMYNLREEALKFHPKGRGNGYVLTIDNERIYFSGDTEDIPEMRNLKNIDKAFVCMNLPYTMTVESAADGVLAFKPTKVYPYHYRGTEGLSDVEKFKTIVNEKNTDIEVVQWNWYPNRK; encoded by the coding sequence ATGAAAAAACAACTTATCTTAGGAACTCTTTTTGCAACTATTTTTTTTGCTTGTAAAAATGATGTAAAAAAAACTGCTGATAAAGAAACGACTCCTATTGAAGAGTCAATAGCAATTTCTAGCACTAAAATAACACCAATAAGTCATGCAACTGCAGTGATTGAGTTCGATGATACTATGATGTATTTAGATCCAACTGGTGGTTCAGAGGCTTTTAATGATTTTGAAAATGCCCATTATGTTTTAATTACAGACATTCATGGAGATCATATGGACAAAGAAACTCTAGCAGGGTTAGATCTAGAAAACACTACTATTATTGCTCCAGAAGCTGTTGCAAAACAACTAAGTGATTTAAAAGTAAAAGAAATAATTGTCATCAATAATAATGAAGAAAAAAGTTTCGACAATTTTAAAGTTGAAGCAATACCCATGTATAATTTAAGAGAAGAAGCTTTAAAGTTTCATCCTAAAGGAAGAGGAAATGGTTATGTTTTAACGATTGATAATGAACGAATTTACTTTTCTGGAGATACAGAAGACATTCCTGAAATGCGCAATTTAAAAAATATCGACAAAGCTTTTGTGTGTATGAACTTACCTTATACAATGACTGTAGAAAGTGCTGCTGATGGTGTTTTAGCTTTTAAACCAACAAAAGTATATCCTTATCATTACAGAGGAACTGAAGGTTTAAGTGATGTTGAAAAGTTTAAAACAATTGTAAACGAAAAAAATACGGATATTGAAGTAGTTCAATGGAACTGGTATCCAAACAGAAAATAA
- a CDS encoding DUF368 domain-containing protein, with protein sequence MSRKIKDYLVIGLKGMAMGAADVVPGVSGGTIAFISGIYEELLGSISNVNLGLFKTLKKDGFKAAWKQLNGNFLLALFIGIFISIVSLAKAIKYLLENEPILLWSFFFGLVLASIIYIAKQITKWNFISIIILVLGAFLAYYITTLNPLVSESSSSLYILFAGAIAICAMILPGISGSFILVLLGAYKPILDAVTNRDFKTIIIFMTGAVVGLLAFSKVLKWLFVNYKNYTLAVLTGFIIGSLNKIWPWKETLTWRTNSHGLKVPFNQQSVSPLSFEGDSQLMPAIILAIVGFALILLMEKLAVKKQ encoded by the coding sequence ATGAGTAGAAAAATTAAAGATTATCTGGTAATTGGTTTGAAAGGAATGGCAATGGGTGCTGCAGATGTAGTTCCAGGAGTTTCTGGAGGTACCATTGCTTTTATATCTGGTATTTACGAAGAATTATTAGGTTCTATTAGCAACGTAAATCTAGGGTTGTTTAAAACGTTGAAAAAAGATGGATTTAAAGCGGCTTGGAAACAATTAAATGGTAATTTTCTATTAGCCTTATTTATCGGTATTTTTATTAGTATTGTTTCTTTAGCAAAAGCCATTAAATATCTATTAGAAAATGAGCCTATTTTATTATGGTCTTTCTTTTTTGGTTTGGTATTGGCGAGTATTATTTATATCGCAAAGCAAATTACAAAATGGAATTTTATATCCATAATCATCTTGGTTTTAGGTGCATTTTTAGCGTATTATATTACTACTTTAAATCCGTTAGTTTCTGAAAGTTCATCTTCCTTATATATTTTATTTGCAGGTGCTATTGCAATTTGTGCAATGATTTTACCAGGAATTTCAGGTTCTTTTATTTTGGTTTTATTAGGTGCTTACAAACCAATTTTAGATGCTGTTACCAATAGAGATTTTAAAACGATTATCATTTTTATGACAGGTGCAGTTGTTGGTTTATTAGCATTTTCTAAAGTTTTAAAATGGTTGTTTGTCAATTATAAAAACTACACATTAGCAGTTTTAACTGGTTTTATAATCGGTTCTTTAAACAAAATTTGGCCTTGGAAAGAAACCTTAACTTGGCGAACAAATTCTCATGGACTCAAAGTACCTTTTAATCAACAAAGCGTTTCTCCTTTATCTTTTGAGGGCGATTCTCAATTAATGCCAGCCATTATTTTGGCAATTGTTGGTTTTGCGCTTATTTTATTGATGGAAAAATTAGCTGTTAAAAAACAGTAA
- a CDS encoding shikimate dehydrogenase family protein, which translates to MLGKNISYSFSRGYFTDKFEKLKLKKSKYVNFDLQNIEDFPTIIDENEHLKGINVTIPYKEEIIPFLSKIDKTAKKIGAVNTIKFTKRGNLKGYNSDVVGFENSLIPLLKKHHKRALILGTGGASKAIAYALKRNDIKYKFVSRNPEGKKEISYNSLTKEVMEKHTIIINSTPLGTFPDIDKCPNIPYQFITKNHILYDLIYNPAISTFLSKGKEKEAITKNGLQMLELQAEESWRIWNQ; encoded by the coding sequence TTGTTAGGAAAAAATATTTCCTATTCATTTTCAAGAGGATATTTTACGGATAAGTTTGAAAAATTAAAACTTAAAAAAAGTAAATATGTAAATTTCGATTTGCAAAATATAGAAGACTTTCCAACAATTATAGATGAAAATGAGCACTTAAAAGGCATTAATGTAACCATTCCTTACAAAGAAGAAATTATTCCTTTTTTGAGTAAGATTGATAAAACTGCTAAAAAAATTGGTGCTGTAAACACAATCAAGTTTACAAAAAGAGGTAATTTAAAAGGCTATAATTCAGATGTGGTTGGATTTGAAAATTCTTTAATTCCGTTGTTAAAAAAACATCATAAAAGAGCTTTAATTTTAGGAACTGGAGGCGCATCCAAAGCAATTGCATACGCTTTAAAAAGAAATGATATTAAATACAAATTTGTTTCTAGAAATCCTGAAGGAAAAAAAGAAATTTCGTACAACAGTTTAACGAAAGAAGTTATGGAGAAACATACAATTATTATTAATTCTACACCTTTAGGAACCTTTCCAGATATTGATAAATGTCCGAATATTCCTTATCAGTTTATCACAAAAAACCATATTTTATACGATTTAATCTACAATCCAGCAATTTCTACTTTTTTATCAAAAGGAAAAGAAAAAGAAGCAATTACTAAAAATGGTTTGCAAATGTTAGAGTTACAAGCAGAAGAATCGTGGAGAATTTGGAATCAATAA
- a CDS encoding DUF349 domain-containing protein: MLDNANQNLDKNELTSGETENNVESSKQETVAQTTEEETSKDVEVVQEATELKEEKKAEIIDENKEAVDEIEKSVAENSENNDTKENAQEEVEAVNYSKFSLEELVASLKKIISDNPVQKIKVQVEEVKSAFNKKFGAFVAEKKKAFLAEGGNSIDFQFSLPVKEEYNSLLSEYKKKRDAYYIEIDKQLNSNLEKRVKVIEDLKELIDEADATTMYKKFKDIQDSWRSIGPVPKTYYNDTWKIYHHHVERFYDLLNLSNDFRDLEFKNNLEQKLQIIEKAKSLANEADVNFASKELQDLHKIWKEDIGPVASEMREEIWHKFSEATKIIHDKRHDYFKEMRSKYQQITEKKLEVIEAINAYDTSNNKNHSDWQKSINDIEALRKQYFNAGKLPYTKSEEVWQKFKKATKKFNSAKNVFYKEEKNWQQENLKKKIALIEIAESLKESEDWENATNTLKKVQADWKDIGHVPRKFSDDIWKRFKAACNHYFDRLHQQKNNVSKEEQANVTVKKEFLENLKETKLATKEAILSAIKDWRALGTLPRNMRHLEGKFNKQIDKMFETLSLDKAEISMLKFTTVVDGYVADNDQRKLESEQFFIRKKIDEATKEIQQLENNLGFFSNAKPNNPLVMNVKNQVAKFKEDVLIWEQKLNYLKNLDN; the protein is encoded by the coding sequence ATGTTAGATAATGCCAATCAAAATTTAGACAAAAACGAGTTAACATCTGGAGAAACAGAAAATAACGTAGAAAGTAGTAAACAAGAAACTGTTGCACAAACTACAGAAGAAGAAACCTCAAAAGATGTTGAAGTTGTTCAAGAAGCTACTGAATTAAAAGAAGAAAAAAAAGCTGAAATTATTGATGAAAATAAAGAGGCTGTAGATGAAATTGAAAAATCTGTAGCAGAAAATTCAGAGAATAATGACACTAAAGAAAATGCTCAGGAAGAAGTTGAAGCTGTAAATTATTCCAAATTTAGTCTTGAGGAATTAGTAGCAAGTCTTAAAAAGATTATAAGCGACAATCCTGTTCAGAAAATAAAAGTGCAAGTAGAAGAGGTTAAAAGCGCTTTTAATAAAAAGTTTGGAGCTTTTGTTGCAGAAAAGAAAAAAGCTTTTTTGGCTGAAGGTGGAAACAGTATCGATTTTCAGTTTTCGTTACCAGTTAAAGAAGAATACAATTCTTTATTATCTGAATATAAAAAGAAAAGAGACGCTTATTACATCGAAATTGACAAACAATTAAACTCTAACTTAGAGAAAAGAGTAAAGGTTATCGAAGATTTAAAGGAGCTAATAGATGAGGCAGATGCCACAACTATGTATAAAAAATTCAAGGATATTCAAGATTCTTGGAGATCCATTGGTCCTGTACCAAAAACGTATTATAATGATACTTGGAAAATTTATCATCATCATGTAGAGCGTTTTTACGACTTATTAAACTTAAGTAACGATTTTAGAGATTTAGAGTTTAAAAATAATTTAGAGCAAAAATTACAGATTATAGAAAAAGCGAAGTCTTTAGCTAATGAAGCTGATGTAAATTTTGCATCGAAAGAACTGCAAGATCTGCACAAAATTTGGAAAGAAGATATTGGACCAGTTGCCAGTGAAATGCGTGAAGAAATTTGGCATAAATTTAGTGAAGCAACTAAAATAATTCATGATAAAAGACATGATTATTTTAAAGAAATGCGTTCTAAATATCAGCAAATTACTGAGAAGAAATTAGAAGTTATTGAAGCTATTAATGCGTATGATACTTCTAATAATAAAAATCATAGTGATTGGCAAAAAAGTATAAACGATATTGAAGCGTTAAGAAAACAATATTTTAATGCAGGTAAATTGCCTTATACTAAAAGTGAAGAAGTTTGGCAAAAATTTAAAAAAGCGACAAAGAAATTTAACAGTGCCAAAAATGTTTTTTACAAAGAGGAAAAGAATTGGCAACAAGAAAATTTAAAAAAGAAAATTGCATTAATTGAAATAGCTGAGTCTTTAAAAGAAAGTGAAGACTGGGAAAATGCGACAAATACATTAAAGAAAGTACAAGCAGATTGGAAAGATATTGGGCATGTACCTCGTAAATTTTCTGATGATATTTGGAAACGTTTTAAAGCAGCTTGTAATCATTATTTTGATAGATTACATCAACAGAAAAATAACGTAAGTAAAGAAGAACAAGCAAACGTTACTGTTAAAAAAGAGTTTTTAGAAAACTTAAAGGAAACGAAACTAGCTACTAAAGAAGCAATTTTAAGTGCTATAAAAGATTGGAGAGCATTAGGTACTTTGCCAAGAAACATGCGACATTTAGAAGGGAAGTTTAACAAGCAAATAGATAAAATGTTTGAAACTTTGTCTTTAGATAAAGCTGAGATTTCTATGTTAAAGTTTACAACAGTTGTAGATGGTTATGTAGCTGATAATGATCAGAGAAAATTAGAGTCAGAGCAATTTTTTATTAGAAAAAAGATAGATGAAGCGACTAAAGAAATTCAACAATTAGAAAATAATTTAGGTTTCTTTTCCAATGCAAAACCAAACAATCCTTTAGTGATGAATGTAAAAAATCAAGTAGCTAAATTTAAAGAAGATGTTTTAATCTGGGAGCAAAAATTAAATTATCTTAAAAAT